DNA sequence from the Cucumis melo cultivar AY chromosome 6, USDA_Cmelo_AY_1.0, whole genome shotgun sequence genome:
CAAATGGGACAAGTTCATACCCTGGGCGGAATTGTGGTATAACACCACTTTTCATGCATCTACATGGACAACTCCTTTCCAGGCAGTATATTGTCATCCACCCCCACCTCTGTTATCTTATGGAGAAAGAAAGACTATCTTATGGAGAAAGAAAGACGACAAAGAATGAGGTTGAATCATTGTCAGAGGCAAAAGACTTAGCCATCAGTGCTTTGAAGGAAAATTTACAAGTGACCCAGAATCAAATGAAGAAAATGGCGGATAGAAAGAGGAGAGAGCTCAAATTCAAAGTTGGGGATGAGGTATTCCTAAAACTAAGGCCATACCGGCAACGCTCATTAGCAAAGAAGAGATCAAAAAAGCTAGCTCCTAGGTACTATGGACCCTACCGGATTGTTGAAGAAATTGGAGAAGTGGCATATAAACTGGACTCTCCCACCAGAAGCAGCCATTCATAATGTTTTCCACATTTCTCGGCTGAAGCTTAAATTGGGAGAACAATAAAAGGTGCAACATCAAGAACCTGTACTGACTGAGGAGTTCGAGTTGCAACTGTGGCCTGAAACTGTGTTAGGCATCCGTTGGAGTAAGGAGCTTGGGGCAAACAAATGGCTAGTGAAGTGGAAGGGATTGCCGGAAAGCGAAGCTACTTGGGAATCAGTTTATTTAATGAATCAACAATTTCCTAtgttccaccttgaggacaaggtgaactTGGAACCGAGGGGTATTGTGAGACCTCCCATTATTAATATGTATAAAAGAAGGGGCAAAAAAGGGAACTCACATGACAGCCAAGAGGGAATGGAAAAGTAGAAATGGGATCGTGGGAACGTGCAAGAGTGGGCCCTATCATAAGAATGTTTTGGTACCTATAAATAGTATCTTTTGGGGATTGGGGTAGCTAGGTATTATTTTTGGGATTATCATTGTAGAAAAGGCTGCTGAGGCCGATGGGCTACGCTAGCTTGTAGGAAGAAGGGTggtatgtttttctttcttgtttttctgcTGTTGTTTCCTTTGTTTTGAGCTTGTGACTGTTATCTTTTggcattataaatatataaacacagagtgctgcctctgtttttGCCATTATCTTAGTAAATATTGAGTTATATTAGTTAGAGGCCTCACACTTTCTTGGAGTGAATTTCATTGAGTTCCACCACTGTTTCAGCAAAAGCAATCACATCAGCCAACATATTGAACTGTTGACGTTTTTTACCTTCTCTTTGATGTCCATTCTCAGCCTGCCAATGTACTGTGCAATTAGGTGTTATTCGTTTTCGGCCAGATTAGTTTTTGCTCCCAAAGGATGGAATTCCTCCACAAACTCAGCTACCGTCCGAGGGCTCTGTCTACAGTTTTGATACTGATTTACAATGTTTGCTCATAATTGGGAGGAAGGAATCTTTCTTTCATCAAACACTTCATCTTTTTCTGCGTTTGGATAGGCCTTTTGCCTTGCCTTTGTGGATTGACTTCAAATTGATCCCACCAAGCAAATGCTCCTTTTAAATTGAAGACTACCAATCATACCTTCTTGTGATCTGGTGTATTCATGTCATCAAAAAAGTTCTGTGTTCTTGATCCAATCAAGAAATGTTTCGATGTTACACTTGCCATTGTAGAATGGCATGTCAATCTTCATTTTGAAGTCATATGATCTCCTCTAGCTtcatgtctttcttctccttggATAAAAAATGTCTTCTTCTTGATCATCCTCACTCCAAGAATCCCAATCTTGGAATTCTTTATGCCTCTCATACATATTCAGTCTGTCTTCTTGGATCTTCTTGGACTTGCCTATGCATTCTTGGAGCCCTCTCTTGATGAATTTCTTGCTGAATCTGAAATTTTCCTGGCTGTCCAGCACCACATCTTCCTCTCCTTCCCCAAACTTGATAGAAGGCTGTAGCATTTTCATCATGTTGGTCCAGTACTGTCAAGGCATCCAACCTCCTTAAGAGTGTTGCCACCGTTTCTTGGAGGTTGTTCAATGAACTGTGAATTCCCTCCAAAGAATCTTCAACGTACATCAAGCATATCGTTGTGGTTCTTGGAGAGTGGGTGGGGGTTCTTTCCACCTCTTGATCTTGCACCTGAGCATTTCCTCCGACCGGGAGGGTCACTCTTCTTCCCACCATTCATCCTAGTATTCGTCGCTTTGTTACCTATTTGGTGTACACACCAAAACTCTAATTCCGAATCAAAATGAATCTCTTCCTCTAAATGAGGAGAGAGGACTTTATTTATAGTCAAATTGGTACAAACTAGTAAAATAACAACCAACTTCTAACTAACTATTTTAACTTGCTCTTAATTCCTGTACAAAGAGCTTCTCTCAGTACTGAGTTCACTTTAAGCTGATGGATTGTGTTAGGATACTTCCTAACAAAAACTAGATCTGAATTTATCATAATGTAACTATAAGAAAATACAAGATAAACCCAAGTATAAGGCTTTTGGAACCTCCCTCTTGAGTACTCTCATCCAAGCCCTAGATCACTCCACCGAATGCCCTCCTCTCACTAATCCTCCCTCTATTTATAACAGGTTGTAATCACCCTAGTAATCACACTAACACAATAACTACTAGTAACTTCCTATGTTATCCAATTACCCTTATACCCCTTAACTGAAATATTACTAAATATCTAGTACCTAACAGATTATTCCATTAATTACTCACTAATGCTTCTTTCTTCTATGTAATAGATGATAGCAAACTTGGAGGCAAAATTGTCTTTTAGGGCCCTATTTTCCAACCATATCAGACTAAATCCGTATGCCATCTCCTTTCCTCACCTTGCTGATGATGTGATCATAGACTGTTTCTTTGTCCTTCTCTATGTATTTTCAGGGCCCCTTTGAGATGTTTAATGTAGTTGCCCCCACTGGCCAAAAGGGCAGGCGTGCCATATTTCAATGCAATCAACTTCCTCCAAAGGGCTGAGTTTTACATATGAAATCTCCAAACCGTCGACAAGGAAATATTTTTCTGTTCTAGATTTGTAATCTAATTCCATTAGAGCTTGATTTTTTTCTCATTCAAGATTGTGTGTAGCCCTTCTCTTTGTTGCCCTTCTACTCAAGAAGTTTCGAAATAGCCTCCCGATGGAAGCCGAAATCTTTGTGGTTGTAGGAAAAAGGCATAAATAATAAAATGGTAGGTTGGCCAAGATTGCTTGAGAGTATTGTGACCCCTTTTAGAAATCTGTATGTCCCCAAGAATTAAACTGGATCCATGGCAGCAATGCAGGATTTTCAGAGCCTGTAGATGTGTGGAGGCAGATTGATGCATGTGACAGAGAGGGGGATGTTTGCTCGGAATAGGGGAAAGTACACCTAGCTTGGTAAGAGGGTTAGGTGCTGTGCTGATACGATTAGCTTTGCGCAGCTCTATGGCACAGTTTTGATGGAGCTGGTGCGGTGTGTGTGGGGGAATAGCTAGTTGGGCTTGGGCGAGTGATAAGGGCAAAGCCACTTCTTTGGGAGTGCAAAGACAGTGAGGTTGATCCTAGAGACTCACTGGGATCGAGCCGACATGTGTTCTCTTATATACTTCAAAATTTTGGAAAGGTTGCTTGTCATAAAATTTGTTGAAAATGGATGTACATTATATTTTTATAGCTTTGGTACTTATTTGTAGATAAGCTCGGTTCTTTCGTCACAAGTTGGTTAGGACTAAAACTTACTTTAGAAGTTGATTTTGCTGAATGTTGTCATGTTATTAAACTCGTGATTGTGAatatggtttttctttttcccataCACTGTTTACTATGTTGCAGTTCACTGAATGCTTTACTTTCAGGTAGAGGTTAAATTTGCAGATGGAAGTGTGTTCAACTTGTCGGCTGAGTTCTTGAGAATATATAGTCCAGCTGCTGATGCTAAAGTCCGGTCAATTGGAGGTGAGAAGGTACTATAGAAACAATTTTGAGTTTCATTTCTATCTAAAAATTTAACCAATCCCTTAAGGGCTGGTTAAATAGCCGAATTGGGATGGTGGGGTGATTTGTAAGAGTGGTACTTTTTGAATGACACACTCCCTTTCAATATTTGTGGAAAACCATCTAATTCAACAAAGTATAGTTTCCAAGAAAACTGGATAGATGGATGCTATCTTTTGGACTAATTCTCTTTGAGCCCTTTACATTATGCATTTGGTCCCGACAACCACTAAGGCAATCCATGAGAGACTGCTTCTATAACTACCATTCTGAAAGACATACCGCATGCCCAATACGTTCTACAACTTCTATAGCATTAAATATTACAATGCCAAACTAATCTCATTAAGTTTAtttcataagaaaaaaaaaaaaaaaagatttatgtGTAAGTTGGTTCAAACACCCACACAAGGGTTTGACCAGCTGCTCATTTTGTAGAATTCTATGTTTAGCCTAATTCGCACAACCCAATGCTTCTACTGATTTTTCAATATCATATGGAGTATTGTctgcttttttcttttataaggTTCAATTACTAAATGCATGTTTGAAACCAGGTAATATTTGGACGACGTCATGTCGGTATTATGTCTGCTGAACCAGTTGGGAACTATGGGGTAAGGTACTTATCACTTGTTAATATATGTTTTTCTGAATTTTAACAATCTTTTGGTATTGACTCGTGGAATAATTGAAATCTTAGATCAAAACATAAAGTATGGATGGTATGAACTGCCTTTTCAAGAATCTTTACATATCTGTTGCAATTTGCTAGGATCCTTTTTGACGATTTGCATAGAACTGGGATCTATTCGTGGGATTATTTCTATCATCTTGGGAGCAACAAATTTACTCTCTTGAGAAATTATGTTAAAACACTGAAGAAGCATGGGCTCAGCCGAGATCCACCAAAGAGGAAATGATGGACAAATCAACTGTCTCCAACCACGAGCATCGTGTGCAAGATAATCATGAGTGTTTGGGTCAACTGACAAACTCCTTAAAGAAATCGTGCAACAATTAGATGGGTTTGAAAAAAGAAGGCAGGTTGAAAAAAGGCAAGTTGTCTCAGCACTAGCTGATGAAAAAGATTGAATTGTTATACTAGGCAACGAAAATAATTTTCCTAGTTTTCTGTTTCAAATTTTACCTATAAGTTATATGCTTCTAAGAGCCTGAGCGTGAAAAATGGACATGTTGCTGTAGCTCCTTGGTAGATTATCTAATGAATCGAGTTAAATTACCATTTCAGTGGTTTCATTATGCCCAATGCCCATGAAATATTTTGTTGCTTTATCACTAGCAATGTTCATTATTGATGATGTGACATGATTATACGATAAGGTGGATAAATGATTGGAAGAAGCTggtatataaaataaatgattgtAAGAAGTGTTAACAGTTAAAAGGAAGTTGGGGTTTTGTATTAAATTAGATTTCTTCCTAATTATTATTTTCCATActagcaattttttttttttttgtattttggtctctatttatttataatattatgAATTATTCAATGATATAAAAGATTCACATTTCAAGGCAATTTTATAATCACTTAATgaaatatgaaagaaaaaaaattaacaatcgAGGGCTTAAACTCATAATTCTTTAACTACTACTACGATTTcatcttaaatcatcaattgATCCAAAAACTCAAGTGATGGATGAATGTAAATTTAGTTATCAATCACTTAACATGATCATAAAGATCCttatatcatttttttataagTTTATCTTATAATATTTAAAGGCGAAAATAATGATGTGCAAAATAATGGATGAACCACCAGTGCTGAAGTTAACCTTGATGAAATGGTTGATATTTCTCAAACAAATGTTATGATACACAAGATCCCATTCATCTCTAGGACTTGAATCTGTATTGAGAATTCTATAGGTACAGATGAAAGGAAACCGAGTAAACGAATAAGCTTTGCCCTCTCACTCTTCCTCTTAACAATGTGTTGAAAATAAATCAACATATTGAATGAGCAAAAAGGTTCTATCTAAGaaggttttttctttcttccactTTGTGAGAGACGCTTCAGCACCTGTGGTCGAGTTCTCATTCCCCTGTAAGACGAACATGACCATTAAATCAAAGTTGAAGATCCTATGATCGTACAAATGAAGGTAGGTGAAGGAAGATACCTGTTATACAAGTAAAAGAAGACATagaaaaacataacaaaaaggaTTGTCAAAACTGAAATAACAATGTAGAACACACTCGTCCGAACCTGCAAGCACACAGAAGAATATATTTGACAAAATGAAATTTCATCAGAGATTTTTCATTAGTACAAGTGCCAAAAAAAGGAATACAGATATGCAATACACGCCAATCACTCTCTAGTTTGATTCATATAGAAATGATAATGTATTCGTGCAATATGGTTTGAACTATCTTCCTGCTGATTGTTACAATAAAAAATGACTAGATGAACTTAAAATGATCATTGAATAAATCGATGAAATGTAAATTTAAGATGGCTCGACCAAACAGTTTCTACTTTGCGTTTTATGTGATATAGTTCATTGCCAACATAATGCAATGATACACATCTCAATGGTCAATCAAAATCAGAGAAAACAATGCTATAGTATGAATATTGCTCAACATACTTGCATCATGTACTAAAGAAACTGATCTAAAGGAGCTTTACATGTGTGCGTGCATATTTACAATGAAACAACTTACCTGTCGACCTCTGGAGAAAGGTTTTGGCTTTCCGCTACATGTGTGTGCATCACAGAACTGGCGCAGGAAGAATTCTACCATTTCAGTAACACCAAAAGTGTTTGATTAGATAAATGATAGAAGTAGTGAAGGTTGTCAAATGAGGGGAGTGAAGAATTCCTAAAGCTACCATGAAGATGGCTGGCCAAAGCTCCCTCATCGACAGGAAAACAGCTGTCAGCAAGACCCTGCAATGAATTAACAAACGTTCAAACGTGGTAAATTGAGAGGGAATAAAGAATAAATCGGCAGGAATCTCCTGATGTCACCTCACACATATGTTTATTTCTTGCGGCAGCAGCAGGATTGCATTTACTTTTCTGTGATACTGCATCAATCACATGGTCACAGTGCAATGCACCACAGAGATCGGCCAAGCATCTATTTCGACTCTGGATTAAACATGAGCAAGATAATCAACGTATTATATCAGCTAAAACTGAAGCAAACAACGCTTTTTCTAATGCTAAGAGATATGCTCCTAAAGTACAAGGAAGAAAGGACCATGCAAGCCATCGAATATCTGAAAAGAAGGCTAAACAtattttttaagtaaaacaaaTGTGGGGGTGGGGATTTGAACCTTCCAAAGGAGAAGGAGCAAATTTCATAACCAAGACATGTTTATGTCGGCAAGAAGTCTAAACATATTGTAGCCTGAGGTCTCAATCTCATGTTATATCCACTTCTCCAAGATTATTGACTAAATACAGTGAATTAATCGAAGCTCACAATTTAATGGGAAAGTTGTACAACAATCTTACACAGCAAACTAATTGTCATTACTACTGTTGGAAGTTGAACCCCGAAAAGCAACTCACCACATTGAGCAAATTATAGTGTCGATTGTCAAAATGCTGATCGATATACTTTTCTTCGTAGAATCTTTTTCTACAATATCCACACTTCCAGTCATTAAAATCTAGATGGCTCTTGTGCTGTTCTTGATCTCTGAACATGTCGTTATCAGGGTGAAGCCTGCACTTAGTAGAAATctcgtatttctttttttccacgAAGGGCATTAGATACTGTGTCACGAGAAAAACATTCCAATTTAGTTTAAAGTATCATATCATGCACCAAACATGTCAAGCAATCAACAATTAATCAGTTATAAAGACGTGAACTCAAATCTGCCAACAGGTCTCTTATTAGGCCTCGATATCTAAGAATTTTTGTAACTTCCCCATTGAATTAATCTTGTTAAGTTGGGGTCCTTTCTTGTAGTGGTTTTGTGGTTTTCAGGAACTGAATTTCATTGTACTCTTTCATCATTTCTCAATGACATCGTTTGTTGCAATCAagaaacaattaattaattataaagaCACTCCATCCAAGTGTTGAATGAATACCTCCTCAATTACTTTCCATGCCGCCCTACTCCTTTCTCTCGAGCAATGTACCTCATGAGCATTGTTCCAGTCCTGCTTCGGAGTACTGAACATCAACTCCAAAGcccaaatattaaaatttataatcaTAACTAAAAGGAAAATACACCAAAGCATAGCATCTACTTGGAATAAGCTATTGTGTTCACTGTAAGGTTCAGAATTTCAGGTCTGTCTAAACGCATTAAGACCAATACTACAAACTAGAAAGAGAGGGGAACGATCAATCACTGACTATATAAAGAAACAAACGCATTACCTTCCACTGGCAGAATTAGAACCCTGGGGGAAAATGACAACAAAGCAGAATGTCATACGTAGATTAATGTTgtaatcaatcataaaaagtaAGCAAATGGAAACAAACATGAACTCACAACTTTGCAGAGAAGTAATGACTTGACTTCCCCTCATTTCTTTTAGTTTAAACAAACAATTCTAGTGGAACATAACATAAGAAGAGATCCAAAATATAGTGATTGGTTGAGAAAACTTCAAATAGTTCGATTCCCAGATGAATTAACAGAACCCATTTACATATTTTAATTAGAATTCGTGCAGAAACATTGGGAACACTTCACAACAAATTATCTAGTTAAATAAACAAAGTCACGAGGAAGCCAAATAAAACTCTTGAGTATTTAAACTGAATCATTTCTGTATAAAATTTTCCAATCCATAGTTCTTTTACTAAATCAAACAATGAAAATACGCTTCAAGACGAATGGATGGAGAACCATGTAGCAAAATTTGAATCTAAGAGAGGGAGTTAAATTGATAGGCGAAAATAAGCACCTGATTCAATGATTGAAGAGGAAGAGTGGAAGAAACTGTGTGGGGTcgcaaagaaagaagaagagaaaagacGAGAAGTGCAACCCTTATGGATCGCCTTCCCATCGTCGATGTAATGAAACCTCCACCAGCTGAATTGAAACGCAATCGATTCCGAGAGGAGGAAACTAGAAAAAAACTCCGAAGACAGTGAGGGCCATTTCTTAATTTTAGAACTACCAGGGGAAATTTTGTAATTCTCTTAAATGATATTACTTTGGTTTTGTAATTTGAAGATTgttctaagtttttttttttttttttatcctttttaaaatattagttCGTAACTTGTATcttaaatttttcattttatttcagtatataaaaaatgagatttatataaatagtataatataaatttgtatatttaaataaaatagaagaTTTTTATAAATAGCATATTATGAATTTGTATATTCAAATATAGTAGAAGATTTGTATAAATGTCTTAGTATGAATTTGTATATTCAAATAGAGTAGAATCTCATATTATTAGAACCTATATAATTTCTATGAACATGGAAGTAAATACAAACAAGATAATATTAGGCACCAAACTTTCTTCCATACAAATTTTAACTATTAGatgattttattatttaagttaataattaaaaaaaacatatataacgACCAAACTAATCTAACGTGGTTAATTTGGAAATGTGTAAATTAAAATCATGCACTATATTTCACATCTTAAAGATTAATAATTTCATCGTAACAAACTTTCAGCAATAactgaattgaaattttgatttgattCGCTCATTTTAGAGTTTAATTAAcattataatttctttttctatttcttacTAATTCTTGTAGGCTCACATTTTTTTACAACCACATAAGACatgtttcttcaaatttggCACCATTGAACAGTTCATAATTTGTCATAATTGATCACTTCTTGGTCTTAAACCCTTCTCCACCTCGCTCTAGCCGGAATTGAAAAAcgtaaattaacaaaatatcattttaatgtTTACCTTTCTTAtgatgaaagagagaaaagttAGGAAATAAGAGAGTATACCTTATAAACTTCTATTTTTCATCACCTCCAtgtttgtatttttctttgtagTTTTCTACCGATTTGATGGTGGCAAGCTAATAAGAcggtaaaaaagaagaaatcttAAAAAGAATGCTCCAGTGTGAATTCTTTCATAATTCCATGCATGTTTATACCTAATTGTTCAATGTTGTTCttttatgttatttgatttatgaatcCAATGG
Encoded proteins:
- the LOC103491758 gene encoding uncharacterized protein LOC103491758 isoform X2 — encoded protein: MGRRSIRVALLVFSLLLSLRPHTVSSTLPLQSLNQDWNNAHEVHCSRERSRAAWKVIEEYLMPFVEKKKYEISTKCRLHPDNDMFRDQEQHKSHLDFNDWKCGYCRKRFYEEKYIDQHFDNRHYNLLNVSRNRCLADLCGALHCDHVIDAVSQKSKCNPAAAARNKHMCEGLADSCFPVDEGALASHLHEFFLRQFCDAHTCSGKPKPFSRGRQVRTSVFYIVISVLTILFVMFFYVFFYLYNRGMRTRPQVLKRLSQSGRKKKPS
- the LOC103491759 gene encoding uncharacterized protein LOC103491759 isoform X2, translating into MGNNSERVRLEERKELIICRETMLPLNRLFRTIHTTLNAPQITTFALHAPKYVEVKFADGSVFNLSAEFLRIYSPAADAKVRSIGGEKVIFGRRHVGIMSAEPVGNYGDPF
- the LOC103491758 gene encoding uncharacterized protein LOC103491758 isoform X1, yielding MGRRSIRVALLVFSLLLSLRPHTVSSTLPLQSLNQGSNSASGSTPKQDWNNAHEVHCSRERSRAAWKVIEEYLMPFVEKKKYEISTKCRLHPDNDMFRDQEQHKSHLDFNDWKCGYCRKRFYEEKYIDQHFDNRHYNLLNVSRNRCLADLCGALHCDHVIDAVSQKSKCNPAAAARNKHMCEGLADSCFPVDEGALASHLHEFFLRQFCDAHTCSGKPKPFSRGRQVRTSVFYIVISVLTILFVMFFYVFFYLYNRGMRTRPQVLKRLSQSGRKKKPS
- the LOC103491759 gene encoding uncharacterized protein LOC103491759 isoform X1 is translated as MGNNSERVRLEERKELIICRETMLPLNRLFRTIHTTLNAPQITTFALHAPKYVEVKFADGSVFNLSAEFLRIYSPAADAKVRSIGGEKVIFGRRHVGIMSAEPVGNYGVRILFDDLHRTGIYSWDYFYHLGSNKFTLLRNYVKTLKKHGLSRDPPKRK